One bacterium genomic window, GAGCTCGCACACAAGTTCAAATCGAGCGCCGCGATCGTGGGGGCGGAGCCTCTCTATGAAATATGCAGTCAGTTGGAAGCCGCTTCCGAGGAGAGGAGTGGCACAGAGGCTCTCTCCCACCTCAAGAGGGTGGAGGACGAGTACGGCCGTGTGCGGCTTTCCCTCGAGGCTCGAGAGCCTGACGCGGAGGCGATCTGAACGAGCGGAC contains:
- a CDS encoding Hpt domain-containing protein; the protein is MATSPGLIEEMREAMQCRQWQRLAELAHKFKSSAAIVGAEPLYEICSQLEAASEERSGTEALSHLKRVEDEYGRVRLSLEAREPDAEAI